The Helicobacter canis genomic sequence ACTAGCGCGCCTTTAAGCCCCACAGCCCTGCCGATTTTACCTACTTCTATGACATAATCAGCATAATCCAAAAAAGTGGATTCTAGCCTAGAATCCACTTTTTCACTTGGGGTGGTATCTTGTGTGTTTGGGGATTGTTTAGAGCCGTGATTTGTGGCTGTTTGTGGAGAATTATTCACAAGGATGAACGGTGATTTTGTAGGTCATTCCATCTTTTGCCTTGCAGCCAGAGACAAAAGTTTTTAAAGAGACGATCATCCTGCCATCTTTGCCTATGACGCGTCCCATATCATCGACTGAGACAAACACATCTAAAAGTCGCACGCCATCTCCTTGACTTGAGCGTATGGAGACTTTGTCTGGGGAAGCGACTATTTTTTTCACATAGGTTTCTAAAAACTTCTCAACCATTGAGCCAAAACCTTAGCAGAGTTTATTGGGTTTATTTTCCGGCTGCGAGCTTTTCTACACGCTCACTCATCTTAGCTCCCACACCTTTCCAATATGCAAGCCTATCAGTATCGATTTTGATCGTTGCAGGCTGGGTGAGTGGATTGTAGTAGC encodes the following:
- the rpsP gene encoding 30S ribosomal protein S16; protein product: MATVIRLTRMGRKKKPFYRVVVTDSRKRRDGGWIESIGYYNPLTQPATIKIDTDRLAYWKGVGAKMSERVEKLAAGK
- a CDS encoding KH domain-containing protein, which produces MVEKFLETYVKKIVASPDKVSIRSSQGDGVRLLDVFVSVDDMGRVIGKDGRMIVSLKTFVSGCKAKDGMTYKITVHPCE